The proteins below come from a single Pararge aegeria chromosome 23, ilParAegt1.1, whole genome shotgun sequence genomic window:
- the LOC120634061 gene encoding delta-latroinsectotoxin-Lt1a codes for MSLQQLLELKFSTWKPPPPAVEGRTSRDVTLSFCAGPYSCLDDKLFYKVERKEKIPPWVIVYSGGKTTKTIDNLAPCHPHRFRLQVIVKASAVSNLAERMLARYGDEVAVRNLVEQIDEEKLQAHETLRKSDKVAKKEKWLESLWSEDTWTSTDSDGTSAVGFCMAVRCGYLKQVQQMLEERPQLISVINNNNGYTPLATAVRKGDVGMVKYLVSADAELEQRSSTGQTPLHLAVLAGHIAVADLLLEKGADFQAVDFNQMRVEHYAVDSCKLDVVRFVLDRGGDVGARDSNGWTPLLRAVCQGAKTEVVEELVRRGSDVAAADKAQLSVSAAARLLKDRQGHRRESVLRLVDSTYQHEKVVASFTRLTKKISSVHNLLKH; via the exons ATGAGTCTCCAGCAACTCTTGGAGCTTAAGTTCTCCACCTGGAAGCCACCACCTCCAGCAGTGGAGGGGAGAACGAGCCGTGACGTCACTCTCTCCTTCTGCGCTGGTCCATACAGCTGCTTGGACGACAAGCTGTTTTATAAAGTGGAAAGGAAGGAAAAGATACCTCCCTGGGTGATTGTTTATAG TGGCGGCAAAACCACGAAAACAATAGACAACCTAGCGCCGTGTCATCCGCATAGATTTCGACTGCAAGTCATAGTCAAGGCCTCAGCTGTCTCCAACTTAGCCGAGAGAATGCTTGCTCGTTACGGCGACGAGGTTGCGGTACGGAACCTTGTAGAACAGATAGATGAAGAGAAACTTCAGGCTCATGAAACTCTTAGGAAATCAG ATAAAGTagcaaagaaagaaaaatggcTGGAGTCCTTATGGTCCGAGGACACCTGGACCAGCACTGACTCCGACGGCACCTCGGCAGTCGGCTTCTGCATGGCCGTGCGATGCGGATACCTCAAGCAG GTACAGCAAATGCTGGAAGAGCGTCCGCAGCTGATATCCGTTATCAACAACAACAACGGGTACACACCTCTCGCGACCGCCGTGCGGAAAG GTGACGTGGGCATGGTGAAGTACCTGGTGTCAGCGGACGCCGAGCTGGAACAGCGCTCCTCCACGGGGCAGACGCCGCTGCACCTCGCCGTGCTGGCTGGTCACATCGCGGTGGCCGACCTGCTGCTGGAGAAAGGCGCTGATTTCCAG GCAGTCGACTTTAACCAAATGCGTGTGGAGCACTACGCAGTGGACTCCTGCAAGCTGGACGTCGTGAGGTTCGTGCTTGACCGCGGCGGTGACGTCGGCGCGAGGGACAGCAACGGCTGGACGCCTTTGCTCAGAGCCG TGTGTCAGGGAGCAAAGACAGAAGTGGTGGAGGAGCTGGTGCGGCGCGGCAGCGACGTGGCGGCGGCGGACAAGGCGCAGCTGAGCGTCTCCGCCGCTGCAAGACTCTTGAAGGACAGGCA AGGTCATCGCCGCGAGTCCGTGCTGCGCCTTGTGGACAGCACATACCAGCACGAGAAGGTGGTCGCTAGCTTCACGCGACTCACCAAGAAGATATCCAGCGTTCACAACTTGCTGAAGCATTAA